One genomic region from Thermoleptolyngbya sichuanensis A183 encodes:
- a CDS encoding VOC family protein produces the protein MNAELELDHIFVCMPSLAADAQRLVEFGLQPGRSRIHAGQGTEDVCFFFDNAYLELLGLHDQAEVRSPLVAPLRLWERLHWQQTGACPFGISLRLKAGTLDTRSSETWSYAAPLFAFRCNAANLYAPRCSGVAAVFFACGSDTCPITRTS, from the coding sequence ATGAACGCAGAACTGGAGCTAGATCATATCTTTGTCTGCATGCCGTCCCTTGCGGCAGATGCCCAGCGCTTGGTGGAGTTTGGGTTGCAGCCGGGGCGATCGCGCATCCATGCGGGCCAGGGTACAGAAGACGTCTGCTTTTTCTTTGACAATGCCTATCTAGAATTGCTGGGGCTTCATGATCAGGCGGAGGTGCGATCGCCCCTTGTGGCCCCACTGCGGCTGTGGGAACGGCTGCACTGGCAGCAAACCGGAGCCTGCCCCTTCGGCATTAGCTTGCGGCTGAAGGCAGGCACACTGGACACGCGGTCTTCGGAAACCTGGAGCTATGCAGCCCCCTTGTTTGCCTTCCGGTGCAACGCTGCCAATCTTTACGCCCCCCGGTGCAGTGGAGTTGCCGCTGTTTTTTTTGCCTGTGGCAGTGATACCTGCCCAATCACCCGCACGTCCTGA
- a CDS encoding acyl carrier protein phosphodiesterase, whose product MNYLAHLLLSEPDPLARLGNLAGDFLKGADVRSLHSTIQRGIALHRQIDTYTDCHPIVRQSKARVEPPYCRLAGVLVDVFYDHFLAVHWQTYGVGTLEEFVQGVYADLQHYQALLPPSLQWALPFMVTGDWLTAYRQVSGIEMILERMAARSRRSPLLASSICVLHHHYSALEQEFHQFFPALKVYVYNQVAILVAKGSGF is encoded by the coding sequence ATGAACTACCTCGCCCACCTGCTGCTCTCCGAACCCGACCCGCTGGCCCGTCTCGGCAACCTGGCGGGCGACTTCCTCAAAGGAGCAGACGTGCGATCGCTCCATTCCACGATTCAGCGGGGCATTGCGCTCCATCGCCAGATCGACACCTACACCGATTGCCACCCTATCGTCCGCCAGAGCAAGGCGCGGGTAGAGCCGCCCTACTGCCGACTGGCGGGGGTGCTGGTGGATGTGTTCTACGACCATTTCCTAGCGGTTCACTGGCAAACCTATGGGGTAGGGACGCTGGAAGAGTTTGTGCAGGGGGTCTACGCCGACTTGCAGCACTATCAAGCGCTGCTGCCGCCGTCGCTCCAGTGGGCGCTGCCGTTTATGGTGACAGGCGACTGGCTAACTGCCTATCGGCAAGTATCGGGTATCGAGATGATTTTGGAGCGCATGGCAGCGCGATCGCGGCGATCGCCCCTCCTCGCCTCTAGCATTTGCGTATTGCACCATCATTACTCTGCCCTAGAGCAAGAATTTCACCAATTTTTCCCGGCGCTCAAGGTCTATGTCTACAATCAGGTTGCAATCCTGGTTGCCAAAGGCTCTGGTTTCTGA
- the cobT gene encoding nicotinate mononucleotide-dependent phosphoribosyltransferase CobT, with protein MTLGVELTWPRCYGNIAQGDRWLRQFQGARSQFACVLGFTETGLIPGISAAGATPADREWTAIADAEFLYHGPQPNPQFPLPPLTAGASPTLISRAVVEGFHVPLHLLNAGLRHAPTVPCIDLGGTPARCVSTGAALDLPTVLRLLQAGLDWGARLAQAQPDAYLLIGECVVGGTTTALSLLTGLGWAAAGKVNSSHPACNHAQKWNIVSAGLSRALEQGTLAPDNPDPLAVVAAVGDPMQIAVAGMAIAASRVTGVLLAGGTQMLAVYALMRSLQHHHGLDWPAERVAVGTTRWVAEDPTGDTAGLAADLNAPLLATPLSFAASRYASLRAYEQGYVKEGVGAGGCAIAAHLLGWHNADLLSAVESLLHRAGKAT; from the coding sequence ATGACCTTGGGCGTTGAGTTGACCTGGCCGCGCTGCTACGGAAACATCGCGCAGGGCGATCGCTGGCTTCGGCAGTTTCAGGGAGCGCGATCGCAGTTTGCCTGCGTGCTGGGGTTTACCGAGACGGGTCTGATTCCGGGCATTTCCGCTGCGGGAGCTACACCCGCCGATCGAGAATGGACGGCGATCGCCGATGCCGAATTTCTCTACCACGGGCCTCAGCCCAATCCCCAGTTTCCGCTGCCACCCCTGACGGCGGGCGCATCGCCAACGCTGATTTCGCGGGCGGTAGTAGAAGGCTTTCACGTGCCGCTGCATTTGCTCAATGCCGGACTGCGCCATGCGCCGACCGTTCCCTGCATCGACCTAGGCGGCACGCCGGCCCGCTGCGTATCGACTGGTGCGGCGCTGGATTTACCAACGGTGCTGCGGCTGCTGCAAGCGGGACTAGACTGGGGCGCTCGCCTCGCTCAAGCACAACCCGATGCTTACTTGCTGATTGGCGAATGCGTCGTCGGCGGCACGACTACAGCCCTTTCCTTACTTACTGGACTGGGCTGGGCCGCCGCAGGTAAGGTCAACAGCAGCCATCCTGCCTGCAACCATGCCCAAAAGTGGAATATCGTATCCGCTGGATTAAGTCGGGCATTGGAACAGGGAACGCTCGCACCAGATAATCCCGACCCGCTAGCTGTGGTGGCGGCCGTGGGCGACCCGATGCAGATTGCCGTCGCAGGGATGGCGATCGCCGCTAGTCGAGTCACCGGAGTCTTGCTGGCAGGCGGTACGCAAATGCTAGCGGTCTACGCGCTGATGCGATCGCTCCAGCACCATCATGGGCTAGACTGGCCCGCAGAACGGGTAGCAGTGGGCACGACGCGCTGGGTGGCCGAAGACCCCACAGGCGACACAGCAGGACTCGCCGCTGACCTGAATGCGCCGCTGCTGGCCACGCCGCTGAGCTTTGCCGCCTCGCGCTATGCTAGCCTGCGGGCCTACGAGCAGGGCTATGTCAAAGAAGGAGTGGGAGCCGGGGGATGTGCGATCGCCGCTCACCTGCTGGGCTGGCACAATGCCGACTTGCTCAGCGCCGTGGAATCCCTGCTGCACCGCGCCGGAAAAGCAACCTAG
- a CDS encoding Tex family protein, with amino-acid sequence MIDIPKLLAQELSLKPFQVENALALFAEGATIPFVARYRKERTGELNEIQLRDLADRHAYLTELEERKQTVLKAIADQGKLTDDLQAQIEQCLSKTELEDLYLPYRPKRRTRATIAREKGLEPLAQWIESLNQPNAPQADLAVEAAKYVDGDKGVKTAHEALQGASDILAEAVADRAELRSHLRQFFLNSGSFESRIKPDFPEGTTKFEMYRTYTAPVSKIQPHNLLALLRGEGEEVLTLALTFDEDEVQSYLEREVIRTKAKPVREFYQAMLRDAFARLMKTSLISEVIAEKKQWADIESIKTFEANLRELLLAAPAGMKPTLAIDPGFRTGCKVAVIDQTGKFLEYQTIFPHTGEGQREKAGRSLLDLIRKYQIELIAIGNGTASRETDTFVNEVVKSLDHKPVKVIVNEAGASIYSASQVAIAEFPDLDLTVRGAVSIGRRLQDPLAELVKIDPKSIGVGQYQHDVDQKLLKKKLDETVESCVNYVGVDLNTASKELLSYVSGISSAVANNIVQYRNQNGAFRNRRELLKVSKLGPKAFEQAAGFLRIRNGDNPLDNTAVHPESYGVVEAIAKDLGIPLDQVTKAGERLKTLSLQRYVTDTIGEPTLRDILAELEKPGRDPRAQFTYATFREDIQEIGDLKVGMTLEGVITNVANFGAFVDIGVHQDGLIHISQLADRFVKDPKDVVKVGQIVTVRVLEVNEALKRISLSMRSEVNDKATQQTERSQESAKSQRPKPVAQSSKPHLSASGDRPSTAATLDDLKAKFGRKR; translated from the coding sequence ATGATCGACATTCCCAAACTGCTCGCCCAGGAGCTATCGCTCAAGCCGTTTCAGGTGGAAAATGCGCTGGCGCTGTTTGCAGAAGGGGCGACCATTCCCTTTGTGGCGCGATATCGCAAGGAGCGCACGGGCGAACTGAACGAGATTCAGCTCAGGGATCTGGCCGATCGCCATGCCTACCTAACGGAACTGGAGGAACGCAAGCAGACGGTGCTAAAGGCGATCGCCGACCAGGGCAAACTCACCGACGATCTCCAGGCGCAAATCGAGCAGTGCTTATCGAAAACCGAGCTAGAAGACCTGTACTTGCCCTATCGCCCCAAGCGCCGCACCCGAGCCACCATTGCCCGTGAGAAAGGGCTAGAGCCGTTAGCCCAGTGGATTGAGTCGTTGAATCAGCCCAACGCGCCCCAGGCAGATTTAGCTGTCGAAGCCGCGAAATACGTCGATGGGGACAAAGGCGTGAAAACGGCCCACGAGGCTTTGCAGGGCGCGTCGGACATCCTGGCAGAGGCAGTGGCCGACCGGGCAGAACTGCGATCGCACCTGCGACAATTTTTCCTAAATTCCGGCAGCTTCGAGTCGCGCATCAAGCCCGACTTTCCAGAGGGTACGACCAAGTTCGAGATGTATCGTACCTACACCGCACCTGTGAGTAAGATCCAGCCGCACAACCTATTGGCGCTGCTGCGGGGCGAAGGCGAAGAGGTTTTGACGCTGGCGCTGACGTTTGACGAGGACGAAGTGCAGAGCTACCTGGAACGCGAGGTGATTCGCACCAAGGCCAAGCCCGTGCGCGAGTTTTATCAAGCGATGCTGCGGGATGCCTTTGCGCGGCTGATGAAAACGTCCCTGATCAGCGAAGTGATTGCCGAGAAGAAGCAGTGGGCCGATATCGAGTCGATTAAAACCTTTGAGGCAAATCTGCGGGAACTGCTGCTGGCGGCTCCAGCGGGCATGAAGCCGACGCTGGCTATTGACCCCGGCTTTCGCACAGGCTGTAAGGTGGCGGTGATTGACCAGACGGGTAAGTTTCTGGAATATCAGACCATCTTTCCCCACACGGGCGAGGGGCAGCGGGAAAAAGCAGGGCGATCGCTCCTTGACCTGATTCGCAAATACCAGATTGAGCTAATCGCCATTGGCAACGGCACCGCTAGCCGCGAAACGGATACGTTTGTGAATGAAGTGGTGAAGTCGCTTGATCACAAACCCGTGAAAGTAATTGTGAACGAAGCTGGCGCATCGATTTACTCTGCTAGTCAAGTGGCGATCGCCGAATTTCCCGACCTGGATCTGACCGTGCGTGGAGCCGTCAGCATCGGCCGCCGATTGCAAGATCCCCTAGCAGAACTGGTGAAGATCGACCCCAAGTCTATCGGCGTTGGGCAATATCAGCATGATGTGGATCAAAAGCTGCTCAAGAAAAAGCTGGATGAAACGGTCGAAAGTTGCGTCAACTACGTAGGCGTAGACCTGAATACTGCGTCAAAAGAACTGCTGAGCTACGTCTCCGGCATTTCCAGCGCTGTTGCCAACAATATCGTGCAATATCGCAACCAAAACGGCGCGTTTCGCAATCGCCGCGAACTGCTAAAAGTCTCTAAACTGGGCCCCAAAGCGTTTGAGCAGGCAGCCGGATTTCTCCGCATCCGCAATGGCGATAATCCGTTGGACAATACGGCCGTCCATCCTGAAAGTTACGGTGTTGTAGAGGCGATCGCCAAGGATCTCGGCATCCCGCTAGATCAAGTGACCAAGGCAGGAGAACGGCTGAAAACCCTCTCTCTCCAGCGTTACGTTACCGACACCATCGGCGAACCTACCCTGCGCGACATCCTTGCAGAGTTAGAAAAACCTGGCCGCGACCCGCGTGCCCAATTCACCTACGCCACCTTTCGCGAAGATATTCAGGAAATCGGCGATCTCAAGGTCGGCATGACGCTCGAAGGCGTGATCACCAACGTCGCAAACTTTGGCGCATTTGTGGATATCGGCGTTCATCAAGACGGTCTAATTCACATCTCGCAGCTAGCCGATCGGTTTGTCAAAGACCCGAAAGACGTAGTGAAAGTGGGGCAGATCGTCACCGTGCGCGTGCTGGAGGTGAACGAAGCGCTGAAGCGCATTAGCCTGTCGATGCGTTCCGAGGTAAACGACAAGGCAACCCAGCAAACTGAGCGATCGCAGGAGAGCGCTAAATCCCAAAGGCCGAAGCCCGTTGCCCAGTCCAGCAAACCCCATCTCTCAGCTTCGGGCGATCGCCCCTCCACAGCAGCAACGCTAGACGACTTGAAAGCGAAATTCGGCCGCAAGCGGTAG
- a CDS encoding DMT family transporter → MPRMPKVTARQWSIFILVLSNVIWGSTFPLIKTSLGTLSPSVLVMARFVVAAIALLPVVGMRLRPVSLAVAPVGPSSHLSKGLILDGIGVSVLMFSAVLTQAIGLETAPANRAAFITSLNVILVPIFARLLGRKISIRVAIAAGLALAGVGLLSWEGGALGVGDLWVLLCAACWAVYILRMERIVQRYSATALTTVQVVAIALLSLLWAAPHIASQTAALIVSAAVVLYLGLFATALTTWTQASAQRHLSATEAAILYTLEPVFASLFAFWWLGERWGLRGWLGGGVILAATLLSQLRSRT, encoded by the coding sequence ATGCCAAGGATGCCAAAGGTAACGGCTCGGCAGTGGAGCATTTTTATTCTGGTGCTATCAAATGTCATCTGGGGTTCTACCTTTCCGCTGATTAAGACTTCGCTGGGGACGCTATCGCCGTCGGTGCTAGTGATGGCGCGGTTTGTGGTGGCGGCGATCGCCCTCTTGCCCGTTGTTGGAATGCGCCTGCGTCCCGTGTCGCTGGCAGTCGCTCCAGTGGGCCCCTCATCGCACCTCAGCAAAGGACTGATTCTGGACGGCATCGGGGTGAGCGTCCTCATGTTTAGTGCAGTTTTGACGCAGGCAATCGGGCTGGAAACGGCTCCGGCCAATCGGGCCGCGTTCATTACCAGCCTGAATGTGATTTTGGTGCCGATTTTTGCGCGGCTGCTGGGGCGCAAGATTTCGATACGGGTGGCGATCGCCGCAGGGCTGGCGCTGGCTGGCGTAGGGCTGTTGTCCTGGGAGGGTGGGGCACTGGGGGTGGGCGATCTGTGGGTGCTGCTCTGCGCGGCCTGCTGGGCGGTGTATATTCTGCGAATGGAGCGAATTGTGCAGCGCTACAGCGCGACAGCCTTGACGACGGTGCAAGTGGTGGCGATCGCCCTCCTGAGTCTACTGTGGGCCGCCCCGCACATCGCTTCGCAAACCGCCGCCCTCATCGTCAGCGCCGCCGTGGTGCTGTACCTAGGACTCTTCGCCACCGCCCTCACCACATGGACTCAGGCCAGCGCCCAGCGCCACCTCTCCGCCACCGAAGCCGCTATTCTCTACACGCTAGAACCCGTCTTTGCGTCGCTGTTTGCCTTCTGGTGGCTGGGCGAACGCTGGGGCCTGCGCGGCTGGCTAGGGGGTGGGGTGATTTTGGCGGCCACGCTGCTGAGCCAATTGCGCTCTAGAACATGA
- a CDS encoding MFS transporter, with protein MLNRLTESSPKTWLWSFCICAGMLVYFTQVTVLFPVLPLYVTQRWQDAGVGFVVGAMAAGLLLFRPLIGWLIDHWGRKPVLWLGLGLMVVVLPLYGWSPDPAWLMGVRVLHGISQAAFATASQTLLVDVVPTHRRTALLGYLAMSNTIGFSLGPMLGAIAFARAGFVPVIGAMAGLTLLGFVLTLPLPWKTTASSEVSSAAVSSKSSESNKSNKSSELAPEKAAFPWNVILQFPVRDATLLFFIGSFLHGAVVTFLPLLVSDAAVFYSLNALVAVLVRFALGRWGNRVSPRWVVSVGILCSGVGLVGVAIAPTLLLLWSVVYGLGFGSLFPVLSSIVSFAAPLTVRGRVYSVFLAGFDSGMTLGGAGVQPLSQIFPLSVLFLMLGGLGCSISGLAFRQFSRPIERI; from the coding sequence TTGCTGAACCGTCTGACCGAATCTTCTCCTAAAACCTGGCTCTGGTCGTTTTGTATCTGCGCCGGAATGCTGGTGTATTTTACTCAAGTGACGGTGCTATTTCCGGTACTGCCGCTGTATGTGACCCAGCGCTGGCAGGATGCGGGCGTGGGGTTTGTGGTTGGGGCGATGGCGGCGGGGCTGCTGCTGTTTCGTCCGCTGATTGGCTGGCTGATTGATCACTGGGGACGGAAGCCAGTCCTCTGGCTGGGACTGGGGCTGATGGTGGTGGTCTTGCCGCTGTATGGGTGGTCGCCCGATCCTGCCTGGTTGATGGGGGTGCGCGTGCTGCACGGCATCAGTCAGGCGGCCTTCGCCACAGCCTCGCAAACGCTGCTGGTGGATGTGGTGCCGACCCATCGCCGCACGGCGCTGCTGGGCTATCTGGCTATGTCGAATACGATCGGATTTTCGCTAGGGCCAATGCTGGGGGCGATCGCCTTTGCACGCGCAGGCTTTGTGCCCGTGATTGGAGCAATGGCGGGGCTGACGCTGCTGGGATTTGTGCTAACCCTGCCGCTGCCCTGGAAGACGACTGCAAGTTCAGAGGTATCATCCGCTGCCGTCTCAAGTAAATCAAGCGAATCAAATAAATCAAATAAATCAAGCGAGCTTGCTCCAGAAAAGGCAGCCTTTCCGTGGAACGTGATTTTGCAGTTTCCGGTGCGCGATGCCACGCTGCTGTTCTTCATCGGGTCATTTTTGCATGGTGCAGTGGTCACGTTTTTGCCGCTGCTGGTGTCCGACGCGGCCGTATTTTATAGCCTAAACGCGCTGGTGGCGGTGTTGGTGCGGTTTGCGCTGGGGCGCTGGGGCAACCGCGTGTCGCCGCGCTGGGTGGTGAGTGTGGGAATTCTGTGTTCTGGGGTAGGGCTGGTGGGCGTGGCGATCGCCCCCACCTTGCTGCTCCTCTGGTCAGTCGTATACGGCTTGGGATTCGGCTCGCTCTTCCCGGTGCTGTCTTCCATCGTGTCCTTTGCAGCACCGCTCACAGTGCGAGGGCGAGTCTACAGCGTTTTCCTGGCGGGGTTTGATAGCGGTATGACCTTGGGTGGAGCAGGGGTTCAGCCGCTGTCTCAGATCTTTCCGCTAAGCGTTCTGTTTCTGATGCTGGGGGGACTGGGTTGCAGCATCAGCGGACTTGCATTTCGCCAGTTCTCTAGACCGATTGAGCGAATCTAG
- a CDS encoding DUF4278 domain-containing protein → MMQLTYRGIRYTPCTKLPTTKTIKGSYRGIPMTLYYSSVMPIQPFINLRYRGVSYRPVLVMPLRRAKSIAL, encoded by the coding sequence ATGATGCAACTGACCTATCGCGGCATTCGCTACACGCCCTGCACAAAACTCCCCACCACTAAAACGATCAAAGGCAGCTATCGCGGTATCCCCATGACGCTATATTACTCGTCTGTCATGCCGATCCAGCCGTTTATCAACTTGAGATATCGCGGTGTAAGCTATCGTCCAGTGCTGGTGATGCCGCTCAGGCGGGCGAAGAGCATTGCTCTATAG
- the glmU gene encoding bifunctional UDP-N-acetylglucosamine diphosphorylase/glucosamine-1-phosphate N-acetyltransferase GlmU → MKSDLPKVLHDLGGRSLVERVLDSLAAVRPDRQLVIVGYGGDRVQKALSAIAGVEFVEQREQLGTGHAVQQIIPHLDGFAGDVLVLNGDVPLLRPETLKNLLDTHRSAGNAATLLTAHLPEPKGYGRVFCDGSNRVTQIVEDRDCTAAQKQNRRINAGVYCFRWADLAEALPKLTADNDQQEYYLTDVVSMMSPVMAVDVDDYQEILGINDRRQLSAAYDILQTRVKNAWMMQGVTLIDPASITIDDTVTLGSDVVIEPQCHLRGKTAIGAGSHIGPGSLIENSTLGDRVTVLYSVVSDSTVQADTRIGPYAHLRGQVQVGNGCRIGNFVELKKSTLGDRTNVAHLSYLGDATLGTKVNIGAGTITANYDGVKKHPTVIGDRTKTGSNSVLVAPVTVGADVTIAAGSVITEDLPDDCLAIARSRQVVKPGWRLTVVSDVAAP, encoded by the coding sequence ATGAAGTCAGACCTTCCGAAGGTGCTGCATGATTTGGGCGGGCGATCGCTCGTCGAGCGGGTGTTGGACAGTTTGGCAGCGGTGCGGCCCGATCGCCAGTTGGTGATTGTAGGCTATGGGGGCGATCGCGTGCAGAAGGCTCTCAGCGCGATTGCAGGGGTGGAGTTTGTAGAGCAGCGGGAACAGTTGGGCACTGGCCATGCGGTGCAGCAGATCATTCCCCATCTCGACGGCTTTGCAGGCGATGTGCTGGTGCTGAATGGCGACGTACCGCTGCTGCGCCCGGAAACGCTGAAGAACCTGCTGGACACCCATCGCTCAGCAGGCAACGCGGCTACGCTGCTGACGGCGCATCTGCCAGAACCGAAAGGCTATGGTCGCGTATTTTGCGATGGCAGCAACCGCGTGACGCAAATTGTAGAAGATCGGGACTGTACGGCTGCCCAAAAGCAAAACCGCCGCATCAATGCCGGGGTCTACTGTTTTCGCTGGGCAGACCTCGCAGAAGCGCTGCCCAAGCTGACCGCTGATAACGATCAGCAGGAATATTATCTGACAGATGTGGTGAGTATGATGTCACCCGTCATGGCTGTGGATGTAGACGATTATCAGGAAATCTTGGGGATTAACGATCGACGGCAGTTGTCCGCTGCTTATGACATTTTGCAAACGCGAGTAAAGAATGCCTGGATGATGCAGGGCGTGACGCTGATTGACCCGGCCAGTATCACGATTGATGATACCGTCACCCTTGGTTCAGATGTCGTTATTGAACCCCAGTGTCACCTGCGCGGTAAGACGGCCATTGGTGCGGGCAGCCACATTGGCCCCGGTAGTCTGATCGAAAACAGCACGCTGGGCGATCGCGTCACGGTGCTATATTCCGTTGTGTCGGATAGCACCGTGCAAGCAGACACCCGCATTGGCCCCTACGCGCACCTGCGGGGACAGGTACAGGTAGGCAACGGCTGCCGCATTGGAAACTTTGTGGAGCTAAAAAAATCTACGCTGGGCGATCGCACGAATGTCGCGCATTTATCTTATTTGGGTGACGCAACGCTAGGTACGAAAGTGAACATTGGCGCAGGGACGATCACCGCTAACTACGACGGCGTAAAGAAGCATCCGACGGTCATTGGCGATCGCACAAAAACTGGGTCAAACAGCGTCTTGGTTGCGCCTGTGACGGTGGGAGCCGATGTGACCATTGCCGCTGGATCGGTGATCACCGAAGATTTGCCGGACGATTGTCTGGCGATCGCCCGATCGCGGCAGGTGGTGAAACCGGGCTGGCGGCTCACGGTTGTCTCGGATGTGGCAGCACCCTGA
- a CDS encoding RecB family exonuclease, with protein sequence MTYSLSAAKLQSYYRCPLAYYFRYERKLPGAAFFSSAALGTSLHQALAQIYDDWHYQDPIPRLDWVEYCWNQHSSGLTPTQVSEGRRILQRYYNGFIANQSAIRRPLGVEGRIQGTLRVQDLEFTLSGRYDRIDWLEDGLELIDYKSSKDSEALLPDEIDLQIGLYYLALEQRYQKHLKQLSLLYLRTGEKVSYTVTPDHRQQVESIIGELALQLRQDRSWTPFPGEQCDRCAYARYCPAARANPEPLPEEAQPERGLQLVLSL encoded by the coding sequence ATGACCTACTCGCTCTCCGCTGCCAAGCTGCAAAGCTACTACCGCTGTCCACTCGCCTACTACTTTCGCTATGAGCGTAAGCTGCCGGGGGCGGCGTTTTTTAGCTCCGCAGCGCTGGGAACGTCGCTGCATCAGGCGCTGGCTCAGATTTACGACGACTGGCATTATCAAGACCCGATTCCCCGCTTGGACTGGGTGGAATATTGCTGGAATCAGCACAGCAGCGGACTCACGCCAACTCAGGTGAGCGAAGGTCGGCGCATCCTGCAACGCTACTATAACGGCTTTATTGCAAATCAAAGCGCAATTCGGCGGCCGCTAGGGGTAGAAGGGCGCATTCAGGGGACGCTGCGGGTGCAGGATTTAGAATTTACGCTGTCGGGTCGCTATGACCGAATCGACTGGCTGGAGGACGGGCTGGAGCTAATCGACTATAAATCCAGCAAGGATAGTGAGGCGCTATTGCCCGATGAAATCGATTTGCAAATTGGGTTATATTACTTGGCACTGGAGCAGCGCTATCAAAAGCACCTGAAGCAACTTAGCTTATTGTATCTGCGGACAGGCGAGAAGGTTAGCTACACAGTCACGCCCGACCATCGCCAGCAGGTGGAGTCGATTATCGGCGAACTAGCGCTGCAATTGCGGCAAGACCGTTCCTGGACTCCGTTTCCGGGTGAACAGTGCGATCGCTGCGCCTATGCCCGCTATTGCCCCGCCGCCCGCGCCAATCCCGAACCGCTGCCCGAAGAGGCCCAGCCAGAGCGGGGGTTGCAGCTTGTGCTAAGCCTGTGA